One genomic window of Acidobacteriota bacterium includes the following:
- a CDS encoding alpha/beta family hydrolase — MPEQIRIDINEYQSVSGIVYPAAPKGRAGITLILGHGAGAGQTSGFMVSYATELAARGIDAVTFNFFYSEHGRGAPDKNDKLEACYRAVIESVRGHKKLRGNKLAIGGKSMGGRIASQVAASGVGDLAGLVFLGYPLHPPGNPEKLRDKHLPVIKAPMLFVQGSRDAFGTPDELQHVVKKLNAAATLYVVDRGDHSFKVPKSAGPQEEVHRAVLDEIAAWLKSK, encoded by the coding sequence ATGCCCGAACAGATTCGAATCGACATCAACGAATATCAAAGCGTTTCGGGGATCGTTTATCCCGCGGCACCGAAAGGCCGCGCGGGCATCACCTTGATTCTGGGGCATGGAGCGGGAGCCGGTCAGACGAGCGGTTTCATGGTGAGTTACGCAACGGAGCTGGCGGCGCGCGGTATCGACGCGGTCACTTTCAACTTTTTCTACAGCGAACACGGCCGCGGAGCGCCGGACAAGAACGACAAATTGGAAGCCTGTTACCGCGCGGTGATTGAATCGGTTCGCGGTCACAAGAAGCTTCGCGGGAACAAGCTCGCTATTGGCGGCAAGTCGATGGGCGGGCGAATCGCTTCCCAGGTAGCAGCCTCGGGCGTAGGTGATCTTGCAGGGTTGGTCTTTCTCGGTTACCCGTTGCATCCGCCCGGCAACCCGGAAAAGCTTCGCGACAAGCATCTGCCGGTCATCAAAGCGCCGATGTTGTTCGTTCAAGGCTCGCGCGACGCATTCGGCACGCCTGACGAGTTGCAGCATGTCGTAAAGAAGCTCAACGCGGCCGCAACCCTCTACGTAGTTGACCGCGGCGATCACTCATTCAAAGTTCCGAAGAGTGCAGGCCCTCAAGAAGAAGTTCACCGGGCGGTGCTGGACGAGATAGCCGCCTGGCTGAAATCGAAATGA
- a CDS encoding VOC family protein — translation MRVRRLIHAAFLVTDLDRAKRFYGNVLGLKEKARPEFDFPGAWYDLGECELHLMATPDPLPPADKRPRRDYHVAFQVDDLEGAKRTLEEAGLQFRSSSSGRGSIFVRDPDGNLIELQK, via the coding sequence ATGCGCGTTCGCAGACTAATTCATGCAGCATTCTTAGTGACTGATCTGGACCGTGCTAAGCGGTTTTACGGGAACGTGCTTGGTCTGAAGGAAAAGGCACGGCCCGAGTTCGATTTTCCCGGCGCGTGGTATGACCTCGGCGAATGCGAACTACATTTGATGGCAACGCCTGATCCACTTCCGCCAGCCGACAAACGACCGCGGCGTGATTACCACGTCGCGTTTCAGGTTGATGATCTGGAAGGCGCCAAGCGAACGCTTGAAGAAGCGGGGTTGCAATTCAGATCGAGCAGCTCCGGTCGCGGTTCGATTTTCGTTCGAGATCCGGACGGCAATTTGATTGAACTCCAGAAGTAG
- a CDS encoding TonB family protein codes for MPYAKHSCSNLIIGSLALTLCLVSTTLAQDAQRDVPQPPKIIRKSGGVFQGSATRRVEPAYPPLAKAARVSGSVVVEVTADEEGNVISARAISGHPLLKDAAVEAAKGWRFAPTMLTGVPVKVIGTITFNFNLDYSKDIEMVKQQLAAEPNSAQLHQKLGDLFNADRQHEKAIEEYNQALSLGGDSAQVFFGLGEAYQTAGRFGEAIEVYKRGLPLNSLPGFAEMINMRLGEAYLKQDRNEDALQAFKQAVTARPDSPLAHYQLGMTYIKIGDKQSALNEYMILKDLNEQMAEALHRSLEKEK; via the coding sequence ATGCCATACGCAAAACACTCTTGTTCGAACCTGATCATTGGTTCGCTCGCTCTCACCCTATGTCTCGTATCAACGACACTGGCCCAAGACGCTCAACGCGATGTGCCCCAGCCTCCTAAGATAATCCGTAAGTCCGGCGGCGTATTTCAAGGCTCGGCTACGAGGCGCGTCGAACCTGCATATCCGCCGCTCGCTAAGGCGGCGCGAGTGAGCGGTTCGGTCGTCGTCGAGGTAACCGCGGATGAAGAAGGTAACGTCATTTCGGCGCGAGCGATCTCGGGTCACCCTCTGCTCAAGGATGCCGCTGTGGAGGCGGCAAAAGGCTGGAGGTTTGCGCCAACGATGCTTACGGGTGTTCCGGTCAAAGTCATCGGCACAATCACGTTCAATTTCAACCTCGATTACTCGAAGGACATTGAAATGGTCAAGCAGCAGCTAGCCGCGGAACCCAATTCGGCACAACTGCATCAGAAGCTCGGCGATCTATTCAATGCAGACAGGCAGCACGAGAAGGCTATCGAAGAATACAACCAGGCGCTAAGTCTCGGAGGAGATTCCGCGCAAGTCTTTTTCGGGCTCGGCGAGGCCTACCAGACGGCCGGACGCTTCGGCGAGGCCATCGAAGTCTACAAACGCGGCTTGCCTCTGAATTCGCTTCCCGGTTTCGCGGAGATGATCAATATGCGCCTCGGCGAAGCGTATTTGAAACAAGACCGCAACGAGGACGCTTTGCAAGCATTCAAACAAGCCGTTACGGCCAGACCCGATTCGCCGTTAGCGCATTACCAGCTCGGCATGACCTACATCAAGATTGGAGACAAACAGTCGGCCTTGAATGAATACATGATTCTCAAGGATCTGAACGAGCAAATGGCTGAGGCGCTACATCGATCATTAGAAAAAGAGAAGTGA
- a CDS encoding NADPH:quinone oxidoreductase family protein — MKAIRAHEWCGPRDLTIDEIEQPRPGDGQILVRVNVAGLNFPDLLIITGKYQFKPALPFSPGFEIAGTVEKLGPGVSKFSEGQRVLAQVAVGGFAEYAIADEASTHALPDSMSDDEGAAFPLVYQTAYFGLAYRGALQKGETVLIHSAAGGVGLSAVQIARALGAGKIIGTAGADDKLALVRENGADVVLNYQTEDFVEVVKRETNGRGADVIYDPVGGEIGERSTKCIAFEGRLVIVGFTGGKFSTFVSNHVLVKNYSVVGLHWGAYRHNNPAKIEQGWNELLELYKTGMLKPVIGGRFHMEQVADAMEFLASRKAVGKIVLHW; from the coding sequence ATGAAAGCAATCCGCGCGCACGAATGGTGCGGCCCGCGCGATCTCACGATCGACGAAATCGAGCAGCCCCGCCCAGGTGACGGCCAGATCCTGGTGCGAGTCAACGTCGCCGGGTTGAACTTCCCCGATCTGTTGATCATCACCGGTAAGTATCAGTTCAAACCCGCGCTGCCCTTTTCACCCGGCTTTGAAATCGCCGGGACCGTTGAGAAGCTCGGACCCGGTGTCAGCAAATTCTCCGAGGGCCAGCGCGTGCTTGCTCAAGTTGCGGTGGGCGGGTTCGCTGAATATGCCATCGCCGATGAAGCTTCCACGCACGCGTTGCCAGACTCGATGAGTGATGACGAGGGCGCGGCGTTCCCGCTCGTCTATCAGACCGCTTACTTCGGGCTGGCTTATCGAGGAGCGCTGCAGAAGGGCGAGACTGTGCTGATCCATTCCGCCGCGGGTGGCGTAGGACTCTCGGCAGTTCAGATCGCTCGCGCGCTTGGCGCCGGAAAGATAATCGGAACGGCCGGCGCGGATGATAAGCTCGCTCTCGTTCGAGAAAACGGAGCCGACGTTGTGCTCAACTATCAAACTGAAGACTTCGTCGAGGTGGTCAAGCGGGAAACGAACGGTCGCGGCGCCGATGTGATTTACGATCCGGTTGGAGGCGAGATCGGCGAACGCAGCACCAAGTGCATCGCTTTCGAAGGGCGGTTGGTAATCGTGGGCTTCACCGGCGGCAAGTTCTCGACCTTTGTCTCGAATCACGTGCTGGTGAAAAACTACAGCGTGGTAGGTCTTCACTGGGGAGCGTATCGCCACAACAATCCTGCGAAGATCGAGCAGGGTTGGAACGAGTTGCTCGAGCTCTATAAGACGGGAATGTTAAAGCCGGTGATCGGAGGGCGCTTTCATATGGAGCAGGTAGCCGACGCGATGGAGTTTCTTGCTTCGCGCAAGGCAGTTGGGAAGATCGTTTTGCATTGGTAG